From Endozoicomonas sp. 8E, the proteins below share one genomic window:
- the yjgA gene encoding ribosome biogenesis factor YjgA produces the protein MSDQDPYPFEDDVEEIIYVSKSELKRDMDELKAMGARLMDMKPAMLDKLPLNERLREALDESKRIKSNNARKRHLGFIGKLMRDQELEPIQKYLDSLDSTSEEYNRRFHQLERWRDRLINEGHEVLTEYLDKYPEADHQHIRQLVRNAQKEAGQDKPPAASRKLFKYLREVDEEH, from the coding sequence ATGTCAGATCAAGACCCCTACCCATTTGAAGACGACGTTGAAGAAATCATTTACGTCAGCAAATCCGAGCTCAAACGCGATATGGACGAGCTCAAGGCCATGGGTGCCCGCCTGATGGATATGAAGCCAGCCATGTTGGACAAGCTGCCCCTGAATGAGCGTCTCAGGGAAGCGCTGGATGAGAGCAAGCGAATTAAAAGCAATAATGCCCGCAAACGGCACTTGGGCTTCATTGGCAAATTGATGCGAGACCAGGAGCTGGAACCCATCCAGAAATATCTCGATAGTCTGGATTCCACCAGCGAGGAATACAATCGTCGCTTTCACCAATTGGAGCGCTGGCGTGACCGGTTGATCAACGAGGGACATGAGGTGCTCACCGAATACCTCGACAAATACCCTGAAGCCGATCATCAGCACATACGACAACTGGTACGTAACGCTCAAAAGGAAGCCGGACAGGACAAACCTCCCGCGGCTTCCAGAAAACTATTCAAGTACTTGAGAGAAGTAGACGAAGAGCACTGA